The genome window GCGCGTCTGGCTGTTTTCCGGCCGCAAGGACGGCGTGGTGCTTCCCGTCGTGATGGATGCGGCGCGCGATTACTATGCGTTTTATGTGCCGCCGGACCGCATCGTCTATCGAAACGACATCGGCGCCGGCCACGCCATGGTGACCGAGGACTATGGCGACAAGGACTGCGCCGCGACCAAGGCTCCGTTCATCGTCGATTGCGACTTCGACGCCGCGAAAGCCTTGCTCGAACAGATCTACGGTCCGCTCAATCCGCCGAGCGCAGAGCCCGCCGGAAAATATGTCGAGTTCGATCAGAAGGAATTTCTGCCCGACGGCAATCCCTACAATCACAGTTTAAGCGATGTCGGCTACGCCTATGTGCCGCATGTCTGCGCCTTGGAGACGTGCCGCGTGCATGTCGCGCTGCATGGCTGCAAACAGCAGGCCGCCCAGATCGGCGACGCCTTCTATAAGAACGCCGGCTACAATCGTTGGGCGGATACGAACCACATCATCGTCGTCTATCCGCAAACCATCAGCCGCTGGGGCTGGGGTTGGCCGTTCTATACGTTGAATTTCGTGTGGAACCCCAACGCCTGCTGGGACTGGTGGGGCTATGACAACGCCGAGCACCACACCAAGAAAGGTCCGCAGATCGCCGCCATTCGCGCGATCGTGGACCGGCTCGCGACGAAGCCGTGAGTTGGCGCATCCCTTCTCTTCACGGGAGAAGGGAGCGCCTTATGCGCCGGCCGCGTTCAGCCCTTTCTCCAGATCGGCGATGATGTCGTCGATATGTTCGATGCCGATTGAGAGCCGCACATAGCCGGGCGTGACGCCGCTCGCGAGCTGCGCCTCCTCGGCGAGCTGCGAATGCGTCGTCGTCGCCGGATGGATGGCGAGGCTGCGCGCGTCGCCGATATTGGCGACGTGATAGAACATCTGCAGCGCGTCGATAAATCTGCGGCCGGCGTCGAGACCGCCCTTCAGTTCGAAGCCGAGCAGCGCGCCATAGCCGCCCTTCAGATAGGCGTCGGCGCGCCGGCGCATCTCGCCTGTCTGCTGCGAAGGATGAATGACCCGCGTCACTTCGCTGCGCTTACTCAAGAAGTCGACGACCTTCTGCGCGTTCTGCACATGACGCTCCATGCGCAGCGTCACCGTCTCGACGCCCTGCAGCGTGAGAAAAGCGTTGAACGGCGAGGGCGCCGGACCGAGATCGCGCAACAGCGTCGCGCGCGCCTTGATGATATAGGCGACCGGCCCGATCGGCTTGACCGCCTCGACCCAGACGGCGCCGTGATAGCTCGGATCAGGCGTATTCAGCGCCGGCTGACGTTGCGGAAATTTCTCCCAGTCGAAATTGCCGGAGTCGATGATGGCGCCGCCGATCGACGTGCCGTGGCCGCCAAGATATTTTGTGGTCGAGTAAACGACGATCGCCGCGCCATGATCGATCGGCCGGCAGAGGATTGGCGCGGCGGTGTTGTCCATGATCAGCGGAACGCCGAGCTCCCGGCCGATCGCCGCCACTTCGGCGATCGGAAACACCGTGAGTTTCGGATTAGGCAGAGTCTCGGCGTAATAAGCGCGCGTGCGATCGTCGGTGGCGCGGCGGAAATTCTCGGGATCGGCCGGATCGACGAATCGCACTTCGAGGCCCTGGTCCTTCAGCGTATTGGCGAAGAGGTTCCAGGTGCCGCCGTAAAGGTCGGTGGACGAGACGACATTGTCGCCGACGCGCGCGAGATTTTGTAGCGATAGCGCTGACGCCGCCTGTCCAGAGGCGAGCGCCAGGGCCGCCACGCCGCCTTCGAGCGCCGCGAGCCGCGCCTCCAAGACGCCGGTCGTCGGATTGCCAATGCGCGTATAGATGTGGCCGAGTTCTTTGAGCGCGAAAAGATTGGCGGCGTGCTCGGTGTCGTGAAACTGATAGGAGGTCGTCTGATAGATTGGCGCGGCGACGGCGCCGTTGGTCGCATCAGCGCGCCAGCCGGCGTGGAGCGCAATCGTTTCGGCGTGCTTGCTGTCGACGGCCATCATCTTCCTCCTGGCGTGAGCGTAAGCTCCATAAATCAAAGAAAACGCCTGCGCTACACGGCGCGCCATCGCCATTGCTAGTTTTCCTCCCTCCTCCATTTACCCGCGGGCGAATATTGCGCATTGGCGCCTCTCCAGGGAGTTCGACATGAAGACGAGAATTGCCGTCATCGGAGGCCTTGCCCTCGCTTTTCTGGCGCCTGCGGCGTTGGCCGAGGAGGAGCCGCAAGGGCAGTCTCCGCAGCAACAGTCGGATCAGCAGCCGCAGCCGCAGCAACAGGAGCAGGGCGTGACGTCGGGGCCGGCCGCCGGCGCGCCAGTCGAGCCTTCGGGATCGGTGCAGAAGGACAATCCCAAAGCCGAGGAGGTCAATCCAAGCGGCGTTTCCGGCCCAAGTGGAACCTCGGCCGGCGCGCCCGCGGTGGAGGGCAAGAAAGGAACCCAGAGCGGGCAGGAGTGGACCCCGCCCGAAGAGATCCGGCGGAAGAAGGGGCCAAGTTCGTAGCGTCAGTTCGAACTGCGATCAGCGGCAAGAAAACACGAGTCTGGAATCGCCATGTGTGAATCGATCGGCGGCTTCGCGACGCATGGGCCGAACTCAGCGTCGTCAGAGTCGCCGATCGCCTTTTGCGCAATGAAGGCGAATCCAACACGCGAATTCAAGCTTGGCGTTATTCCTTGAGTCGAGGAACTCGCCGACTATAATCCGCCCGGGCCATAGATGAGC of Methylocystis sp. SC2 contains these proteins:
- a CDS encoding O-acetylhomoserine aminocarboxypropyltransferase/cysteine synthase family protein, whose protein sequence is MAVDSKHAETIALHAGWRADATNGAVAAPIYQTTSYQFHDTEHAANLFALKELGHIYTRIGNPTTGVLEARLAALEGGVAALALASGQAASALSLQNLARVGDNVVSSTDLYGGTWNLFANTLKDQGLEVRFVDPADPENFRRATDDRTRAYYAETLPNPKLTVFPIAEVAAIGRELGVPLIMDNTAAPILCRPIDHGAAIVVYSTTKYLGGHGTSIGGAIIDSGNFDWEKFPQRQPALNTPDPSYHGAVWVEAVKPIGPVAYIIKARATLLRDLGPAPSPFNAFLTLQGVETVTLRMERHVQNAQKVVDFLSKRSEVTRVIHPSQQTGEMRRRADAYLKGGYGALLGFELKGGLDAGRRFIDALQMFYHVANIGDARSLAIHPATTTHSQLAEEAQLASGVTPGYVRLSIGIEHIDDIIADLEKGLNAAGA
- a CDS encoding polyhydroxybutyrate depolymerase; translation: MCNSLLKSKILVAVAIAALFAIEAASGAERLPAYGANLSETSVSGLSSGAAMALQFHVAHSGVVKGAGIIAGVPYDCAEQSSNRATGNCMKPDAAHPVPDPAHLTDITDSLARSGAIDDVANLNDARVWLFSGRKDGVVLPVVMDAARDYYAFYVPPDRIVYRNDIGAGHAMVTEDYGDKDCAATKAPFIVDCDFDAAKALLEQIYGPLNPPSAEPAGKYVEFDQKEFLPDGNPYNHSLSDVGYAYVPHVCALETCRVHVALHGCKQQAAQIGDAFYKNAGYNRWADTNHIIVVYPQTISRWGWGWPFYTLNFVWNPNACWDWWGYDNAEHHTKKGPQIAAIRAIVDRLATKP